From the genome of Eucalyptus grandis isolate ANBG69807.140 chromosome 2, ASM1654582v1, whole genome shotgun sequence, one region includes:
- the LOC104434666 gene encoding probable glucan endo-1,3-beta-glucosidase BG4, with protein MALVNIILMLLTLAFVHHQVAITEARLDVGVSYGMIGNNLPSSAAVVQLYQRHKIGKLRLFDPNPDALTALKDSGIEVTLGTKNQDLQSIASSVDAAKTWFDTYVQPFINGVNIAYLTAGNEVVPGDLAQYVLPAIQNLQSVVDSYGYNEIGVTTVVAATTLGNSYPPSSTTFSDAARTNMAGIVKFLSSSGSPLMINVYPYFAYASDSANVRLDYAQFTATGTVVQDGSLSYSNLLDAMVDAFYWAIEKEGVTNVNLVISESGWPSAGNGDFTTPELAQTYNQNLVKRFLANTGTPKHSDRSLGGFIFAMFNENQKPAGVEQNWGLFKPDGTPAYDIVFN; from the coding sequence ATGGCATTGGTCAATATCATTCTCATGTTATTGACACTCGCATTTGTTCATCACCAAGTCGCAATCACGGAGGCCAGGCTCGATGTCGGCGTGAGCTATGGAATGATCGGGAACAACCTCCCTTCTTCGGCAGCTGTGGTCCAACTCTACCAGCGCCACAAGATCGGCAAGTTGCGGCTCTTTGATCCGAACCCTGACGCACTCACTGCGCTGAAAGATAGCGGGATAGAGGTAACGTTGGGCACAAAAAATCAGGATTTACAAAGCATAGCATCGAGCGTCGATGCGGCTAAGACATGGTTCGACACCTACGTGCAACCGTTCATCAATGGTGTCAATATTGCATATCTAACGGCCGGTAACGAAGTGGTCCCTGGAGATTTAGCTCAGTATGTACTACCTGCGATTCAGAATCTACAGAGTGTTGTTGATAGCTATGGATACAACGAAATAGGCGTAACTACTGTGGTCGCTGCTACTACCTTAGGGAATTCTTACCCGCCGTCGAGCACCACATTTTCTGACGCGGCTCGTACCAACATGGCCGGGATCGTAAAGTTTCTGTCAAGCAGTGGCTCGCCATTGATGATTAATGTTTATCCATACTTTGCATATGCCTCCGATTCAGCCAACGTGAGATTGGATTATGCTCAATTCACCGCGACCGGCACAGTGGTTCAGGATGGCTCCTTGAGTTACTCGAACTTGCTCGATGCGATGGTCGACGCCTTTTATTGGGCGATTGAGAAGGAAGGCGTGACCAATGTGAATTTGGTAATTTCAGAGAGCGGCTGGCCTTCTGCTGGAAATGGGGATTTCACCACTCCAGAGCTTGCACAAACTTATAATCAGAACCTTGTGAAGAGGTTTCTGGCCAATACCGGGACGCCTAAGCATTCGGACCGTAGCTTGGGAGGCTTCATCTTCGCCATGTTCAATGAGAATCAGAAACCTGCTGGCGTCGAGCAAAACTGGGGGCTGTTCAAACCCGACGGAACACCGGCTTACGATATAGTATTTAATTAA